The proteins below come from a single Ictalurus furcatus strain D&B chromosome 27, Billie_1.0, whole genome shotgun sequence genomic window:
- the slc7a10a gene encoding solute carrier family 7 member 10a: MDGTEANQRNCTRNDAVADSGQDKKSGSKERVTLKKEIGLMSACAIIIGNIIGSGIFISPKGVLEHAGSVGFSLIVWVLGGGICALGSLCYAELGVTIPKSGGDYSYVTEIFGGLVGFLLLWSAVWIMYPTTLAVIALTFSNYVLQPAFPNCLPPYIATRILSTICILLLTWVNCSSVRWATRIQDFFTIGKLLALVLIIVVGLVQICKGHYDALEPQAAFEFIRDPSVGQIALAFLQASFAFSGWNFLNYVTEEVVEPRKNLPRAIYISIPLVTLVYTLTNIAYFSSMTPEELLASNAVAVTFGEKLLGMFSWVMPISVALSTFGGINGYLFTSSRLCFSGAREGHLPYLLAMIHLKNCTPIPALLVCCTATIVILCIGETHNLINYVSFINYLSYGVTIAGLLFYRWKKPNLFRPIKVSLLIPISYLVFWAVLLGFSLYSEPVVCGMGLVIMLTGVPIYFIGVQWSQKPRWIYSAVERVTYLGQKLCYVVFPQDDPFETEPLTEKTEKSEL, encoded by the exons ATGGACGGGACCGAGGCGAACCAGAGGAACTGTACGAGGAACGACGCCGTAGCAGATTCGGGACAAGACAAGAAGAGCGGCTCGAAGGAGCGCGTGACACTTAAGAAGGAAATCGGTTTGATGAGCGCGTGCGCTATTATTATAG GTAACATCATCGGCTCAGGTATCTTCATCTCTCCAAAGGGGGTTCTGGAGCATGCCGGCAGCGTGGGCTTCTCCCTCATCGTCTGGGTTCTCGGTGGAGGCATTTGCGCTCTGGGGTCACTGTGCTACGCCGAACTGGGCGTCACCATCCCCAAATCTGGGGGAGATTACTCCTACGTGACAGAAATCTTTGGAGGACTAGTGGG GTTCTTGTTACTGTGGAGTGCAGTATGGATAATGTATCCCACCACGCTGGCTGTGATCGCCCTCACGTTCTCAAACTACGTCCTGCAGCCGGCGTTCCCAAACTGCCTTCCTCCCTATATCGCCACTCGAATCCTGTCCACAATCTGCATCC tgctgCTGACGTGGGTGAACTGCTCCAGTGTTCGCTGGGCCACACGCATCCAGGATTTCTTCACCATCGGGAAACTGCTTGCTCTTGTTCTCATTATCGTAGTGGGCTTGGTCCAAATTTGcaaag GGCACTATGACGCTCTGGAGCCTCAAGCAGCGTTCGAGTTTATCCGAGATCCATCAGTGGGGCAGATCGCTCTGGCCTTCCTGCAGGCCTCGTTTGCCTTCAGTGGTTGGAACTTCCTCAACTACGTCACCGAGGAGGTGGTGGAGCCACGCAA GAATCTGCCACGTGCAATCTACATCTCCATTCCTCTGGTCACATTAGTGTACACGCTCACCAACATCGCCTACTTCTCCTCCATGACCCCCGAGGAGCTGCTCGCGTCCAACGCCGTCGCCGTG ACGTTTGGTGAGAAGCTGTTGGGGATGTTCTCCTGGGTCATGCCCATCTCTGTGGCATTGTCAACGTTCGGAGGGATTAACGGCTACCTGTTCACGTCCTCCAG GTTGTGTTTCTCAGGTGCGAGAGAAGGACACCTGCCCTACCTGCTGGCTATGATCCATCTGAAGAACTGCACACCCATCCCGGCTCTGCTCGTCTGT tgcACCGCAACCATCGTCATCCTCTGCATTGGTGAAACCCACAACCTGATCAACTACGTGTCTTTTATAAACTACCTCTCATACGGCGTGACCATCGCCGGCTTGCTGTTCTATCGCTGGAAGAAACCCAATCTCTTCAGACCAATTAAG GTGAGTTTGCTGATCCCCATCAGTTACCTGGTGTTCTGGGCCGTGTTGCTGGGCTTCAGTCTGTACTCTGAGCCTGTGGTGTGTGGGATGGGGCTGGTCATCATGCTCACCGGAGTCCCTATCTACTTCATCGGAGTGCAGTGGTCACAAAAGCCACGCTGGATCTACAGCGCAGTGG agCGTGTGACGTATTTGGGCCAGAAGCTGTGCTACGTCGTGTTCCCTCAGGACGATCCGTTCGAAACGGAGCCTCTCACAGAGAAAACCGAGAAGTCGGAGCTCTGA